A genomic segment from Miscanthus floridulus cultivar M001 unplaced genomic scaffold, ASM1932011v1 fs_914_1_2, whole genome shotgun sequence encodes:
- the LOC136533557 gene encoding small ribosomal subunit protein cS23-like, which yields MLPMAVHPTTTPALSPHARVSPPRSSSSLAATSSSPCSRTVSFKSRRLPLRSLRSVVAAAAADAVGAEEEEVQLGGGVDAVDEEEAENKVVVPERQDPMLVLKFIWMEKNIGIALDQLVPGYGSIPLSPYYFWPRKDAWEELRAKLEEKEWISQKQMIILLNQATDIINLWQQGGGSLST from the exons ATGCTCCCAATGGCGGTGCACCCCACGACCACGCCGGCCTTGTCCCCGCACGCCCGCGTCTCCCCGCCCAGGTCTTCCAGCTCCCTGGCCGCCACCTCGTCCTCCCCCTGCTCTCGCACCGTCAGTTTCAAGAGCAGGAGGCTGCCACTTCGCTCGCTCCGCAGCGtcgtcgccgctgccgccgccgatgCCGTCGGGGCAGAGGAAGAAGAGGTGCAACTAGGTGGAGGGGTGGATGCGGTCGACGAGGAGGAAGCGGAG AATAAGGTGGTGGTCCCCGAGAGACAGGACCCGATGCTGGTACTCAAGTTCATCTGGATGGAGAAGAACATCGGCATAGCACTCGACCAATTGGTTCCTGGCTATGGCAGCATCCCATTAAGCCCATACTACTTTTGGCCACGGAAAGACGCGTGGGAGGAGCTTAGAGCGAAGTTGGAAGAGAAAGAGTGGATCTCGCAGAAGCAGATGATCATCCTTCTCAACCAGGCCACCGATATCATCAACCTCTGGCAGCAGGGTGGCGGGAGCCTGTCGACATGA
- the LOC136533556 gene encoding transcription factor MYB16-like: MGRSPCCEKDGLKKGPWTPEEDQKLLAYIEQHGHGCWRSLPAKAGLQRCGKSCRLRWTNYLRPDIKRGKFSLQEEQTIIQLHALLGNRWSAIATHLPKRTDNEIKNYWNTHLKKRLAKMGIDPVTHKPRSDALGTGGGGGAGAGGAAGAQHAKAAAHLSHTAQWESARLEAEARLAREARLRALAASAASASASVVSAPPPQMPGHSTAHRLDSPTSTLSFSESVALASVLQEAHGAATAAAAAARAAMQPMQAYEEACKEQQQQWGDHVVNVADAGFAAAGFTGLLLDGSLSQQDLRPATRHDNDAAEADAGLQETEEKNYWDSIMSLVNSSSLPTSSVEVPAPESYPSSASLQTSMAMPALEAYSSPASLLTTSVAMPALEAYSSSASLQTSVLMPAPEAYSMSSASLSTSVVAAPAPEAYSPALDF, encoded by the exons ATGGGGCGATCGCCGTGCTGCGAGAAGGATGGGCTGAAGAAGGGGCCGTGGACGCCGGAGGAGGACCAGAAGCTGCTCGCCTACATTGAGCAGCACGGCCATGGCTGCTGGCGCTCGCTGCCCGCCAAAGCCG GGCTGCAGCGGTGCGGCAAGAGCTGCCGCCTCCGGTGGACGAACTACCTCCGGCCGGACATCAAGCGGGGCAAGTTCAGCCTGCAGGAGGAGCAGACCATCATCCAGCTCCACGCACTGCTCGGCAACAG GTGGTCGGCGATCGCGACGCACCTCCCGAAGCGCACCGACAACGAGATCAAGAACTACTGGAACACGCACCTCAAGAAGCGGCTGGCCAAGATGGGCATCGACCCGGTCACGCACAAGCCGCGCTCCGACGCGCTCGGGACAGGCGGCGggggaggcgccggcgccggcggtgcCGCGGGCGCACAGCACGCCAAGGCTGCGGCGCACCTCAGCCACACGGCGCAGTGGGAGAGCGCGAGGCTCGAGGCCGAGGCGCGCCTGGCGCGCGAGGCCAGGCTGCGCGCGCTCgcggcctccgccgcctccgcgTCCGCGTCCGTGGTCTCGGCACCGCCGCCGCAGATGCCCGGACACTCCACGGCGCACCGGCTCGACTCGCCGACGTCCACGCTGAGCTTCTCCGAGAGCGTGGCGCTCGCCTCGGTCCTGCAGGAGGCGCACGGCGCCGCAACGGCtgcggccgcggccgcgcgcgCCGCCATGCAGCCCATGCAGGCGTACGAGGAGGCGTgtaaggagcagcagcagcagtggggcGATCACGTTGTCAATGTCGCTGATGCAGGCTTCGCCGCGGCGGGGTTCACGGGCCTGCTTCTCGACGGCTCCTTGAGCCAGCAGGATCTGAGGCCGGCGACGAGGCACGACAACGACGCGGCCGAGGCGGACGCCGGGCTGCAGGAGACGGAGGAGAAGAACTACTGGGACAGCATAATGAGCCTGGTAAACTCGTCGTCGTTGCCGACATCATCAGTAGAAGTGCCGGCTCCCGAGTCGTACCCGTCTTCGGCGTCGCTGCAGACGTCAATGGCTATGCCCGCGCTCGAGGCATACTCATCTCCGGCGTCGTTGCTGACCACGTCAGTGGCGATGCCCGCGCTCGAGGCGTACTCCTCGTCGGCGTCGTTGCAGACGTCAGTCCTGATGCCGGCGCCCGAGGCGTACTCGATGTCGTCGGCCTCGTTGTCGACGTCAGTAGTCGCTGCGCCGGCGCCCGAGGCCTACTCTCCGGCGCTGGACTTCTGA